Proteins encoded together in one Cellulomonas gilvus ATCC 13127 window:
- a CDS encoding PaaX family transcriptional regulator, which translates to MATPAHSRRSRSAAPATGTPPAPRTVLEALLPADGPVPLALVYETANLAGLEDQPLRLAIRRACAAGDVQQRGRGRAGSVELTAAGRARLARDRVGLALALAQDAGQAPWDGRWHLIALTVPERDRAVRDALRRELLASGAAPVATSLYVSPHDLSDVLPAAARGATATAVATHLDVRGTTEPQALAEQLWPAAAVVAAYAAVTRALAEDDADDGAPVPVRQLRLADALDRAMRDDPLIPLELRVAPWAPSHARGAWAQRWQALRVLDGGTDLYRGWLD; encoded by the coding sequence GTGGCCACCCCCGCGCACTCCCGCCGCTCCCGGTCCGCGGCGCCCGCCACCGGCACGCCACCCGCGCCGCGGACCGTGCTCGAGGCGCTCCTGCCCGCCGACGGCCCCGTCCCTCTCGCGCTCGTGTACGAGACCGCGAACCTGGCCGGGCTCGAGGACCAGCCCCTGCGTCTCGCGATCCGGCGCGCGTGCGCCGCGGGCGACGTGCAGCAGCGCGGGCGCGGGCGGGCCGGCAGCGTCGAGCTGACGGCTGCCGGTCGGGCCCGCCTCGCCCGGGACCGCGTGGGCCTCGCCCTCGCGCTCGCGCAGGACGCGGGACAGGCGCCATGGGACGGGCGGTGGCACCTGATCGCCCTCACGGTGCCCGAGCGGGACCGCGCCGTCCGGGACGCCCTGCGTCGCGAGCTCCTGGCGTCCGGTGCGGCGCCCGTCGCGACGAGTCTGTACGTCAGTCCGCACGACCTGAGCGACGTGCTGCCCGCGGCCGCCCGCGGTGCGACCGCGACGGCCGTCGCGACGCACCTCGACGTGCGCGGCACCACCGAGCCCCAGGCGCTGGCCGAGCAGCTGTGGCCCGCGGCGGCGGTCGTCGCGGCGTACGCCGCCGTGACGCGGGCGCTGGCCGAGGACGACGCGGACGACGGCGCCCCCGTCCCGGTGCGGCAGCTGCGGCTCGCCGACGCGCTCGACCGCGCGATGCGCGACGACCCGCTGATCCCGCTCGAGCTGCGCGTCGCGCCGTGGGCACCCAGCCACGCTCGCGGCGCGTGGGCCCAGCGCTGGCAGGCCCTGCGCGTCCTCGACGGCGGCACCGACCTCTACCGCGGCTGGCTCGACTAG
- a CDS encoding TetR/AcrR family transcriptional regulator, whose protein sequence is MTESPRRRPTGRRPGDSGTRDAILDAALTLFAERGYEGASVRAIAAAAGVDSALLRHFFTDKPTLFTTVVADRTAIPGRIGAAIGSAAAGAGWAAADAYLRLWESDETRPVLLSLVRSAATSPAAAQMLRETLFSRVLAQSGVPSENVVRLALAGTHLLGIAVARHVVLLPPLVDLTLEELVAQVGPTIHRYLTGTHLDPPAPQEPGA, encoded by the coding sequence ATGACGGAGTCGCCACGGAGACGGCCGACCGGGCGCCGCCCCGGGGACAGCGGGACGAGGGACGCGATCCTCGACGCCGCGCTCACGCTGTTCGCCGAGCGCGGGTACGAGGGGGCGTCCGTGCGCGCCATCGCGGCCGCCGCGGGCGTCGACTCGGCGCTCCTCCGGCACTTCTTCACCGACAAGCCGACGCTGTTCACCACGGTCGTGGCGGACCGCACGGCGATCCCGGGACGGATCGGGGCGGCGATCGGCTCTGCCGCCGCGGGGGCGGGCTGGGCGGCCGCGGACGCCTATCTGCGCCTGTGGGAGTCCGACGAGACGCGCCCGGTGCTGCTGAGCCTGGTGCGCTCGGCCGCGACCTCGCCGGCGGCGGCGCAGATGCTGCGCGAGACGCTCTTCTCCCGGGTCCTGGCGCAGTCCGGCGTGCCGTCCGAGAACGTCGTCCGGCTCGCACTGGCCGGCACGCACCTGCTGGGCATCGCCGTGGCGCGGCACGTGGTGCTGCTGCCGCCCCTCGTCGACCTGACGCTCGAGGAGCTCGTGGCCCAGGTGGGCCCGACGATCCACCGCTACCTCACGGGCACGCACCTGGACCCACCCGCGCCGCAGGAGCCGGGCGCCTAG
- a CDS encoding alpha/beta hydrolase family protein yields MRRAIVRVLVVVAVLVTALTVATVVGNDFRLTTAEVSIPGPQGTLAGVVAQPDEGGARGLVVMIHGDGPVEATQDGLYMPWFEAAADAGFATLSWSKPGVGGSQGSWLEQSMADRAAEVGAVLDWARTQPDLPAGPVVLWAASQGGWVFPRVVADRPEVSAVVAVGTAVDWRRQGRFHLLAGLADRDADAAQTARAVAESDRVLALLERAAPYDEYARETHDPMPADRWGFVLRNFRADATPELRAVAERGVRVHLMVGSRDRNVDVAETERVYRAALGDLLSVATFDAPHSLARPVVEDVAAVGVLTAVVRPRALLAPGVLDDYREWLRDVG; encoded by the coding sequence GTGCGCAGAGCGATAGTTCGGGTCCTCGTCGTCGTCGCCGTCCTGGTGACGGCCCTGACGGTGGCCACCGTCGTCGGGAACGACTTCCGGCTCACGACGGCGGAGGTGAGCATCCCCGGCCCGCAGGGCACGCTCGCGGGCGTCGTCGCGCAGCCCGACGAGGGCGGCGCGCGGGGGCTCGTCGTGATGATCCACGGCGACGGCCCGGTCGAGGCGACTCAGGACGGCCTGTACATGCCGTGGTTCGAGGCCGCGGCGGACGCGGGCTTCGCGACGCTCTCGTGGAGCAAGCCCGGCGTCGGCGGCTCGCAGGGCAGCTGGCTCGAGCAGTCGATGGCCGACCGCGCGGCCGAGGTGGGGGCCGTGCTCGACTGGGCGCGCACGCAGCCCGACCTGCCCGCCGGGCCCGTGGTGCTGTGGGCCGCGAGCCAGGGCGGCTGGGTCTTCCCGCGCGTGGTGGCCGACCGCCCCGAGGTGTCCGCGGTGGTCGCGGTCGGGACCGCGGTCGACTGGCGCCGCCAGGGCCGGTTCCACCTGCTCGCGGGGCTCGCGGACCGCGACGCGGACGCCGCGCAGACCGCACGCGCGGTGGCCGAGAGCGACCGTGTGCTTGCGCTGCTCGAACGCGCGGCGCCGTACGACGAGTACGCGCGCGAGACCCACGACCCGATGCCGGCGGACCGGTGGGGCTTCGTGCTCCGGAACTTCCGGGCCGACGCGACGCCTGAGCTGCGCGCGGTCGCCGAGCGCGGCGTGCGGGTGCACCTCATGGTCGGGTCGCGCGACCGCAACGTGGACGTCGCCGAGACCGAGCGCGTGTACCGGGCGGCGCTGGGCGACCTGCTGAGCGTCGCGACGTTCGACGCGCCGCACTCGCTGGCCCGGCCCGTCGTGGAGGACGTCGCCGCGGTCGGCGTCCTCACCGCGGTGGTGCGGCCGCGTGCGCTGCTGGCGCCCGGGGTGCTGGACGACTACCGGGAGTGGCTGCGGGACGTCGGCTGA